A region from the Vibrio sp. SS-MA-C1-2 genome encodes:
- the argF gene encoding ornithine carbamoyltransferase, whose amino-acid sequence MKLPSSSATDLNKAHLEHMVSMKDFSVKEMNNMMELMTYLKQARQDNAIPPLFKDKSVAMIFEAGSTRTRVSFEVAATLLGGHALFLSPKDIHLGGKESIDDTSRVLSRMCDIIMARTNSPETLDGLLSMSTVPVINGLDTRFHPTQMLADLFTIQEHITDGRKLSDLTLAFMGDATDVCRSLMLTCAKYGMGFKQIGPKKYQMEQEWIDLAEAFCQESGGKIEITDDVEKISECDVVYGDSFYWVTQMDEKQERLNAFMPDYVITEELMAKAKPGAMLLHCLPANDKEEVTRGALESQYSVAFDEAENRLTAQMAILVYFTHKDAINPTPETVAYHQQKIDDFLAKL is encoded by the coding sequence ATGAAATTACCCTCTTCAAGTGCAACTGACCTTAATAAAGCTCATCTTGAGCATATGGTTTCAATGAAAGATTTCTCGGTAAAAGAGATGAATAACATGATGGAGTTGATGACCTACTTAAAACAGGCTCGTCAAGATAATGCGATTCCTCCACTCTTCAAAGATAAATCCGTAGCGATGATTTTTGAAGCTGGCTCAACTCGAACCCGTGTCTCTTTTGAAGTTGCCGCAACACTGCTGGGTGGGCATGCTCTCTTTTTATCACCTAAAGATATTCACCTCGGAGGCAAAGAGTCCATTGATGACACTTCTCGCGTACTCTCAAGAATGTGTGACATTATTATGGCGCGCACCAATAGCCCTGAAACCTTAGATGGTCTATTGTCCATGTCGACAGTTCCTGTGATTAATGGCTTAGATACTCGCTTTCACCCCACTCAGATGCTAGCGGATCTTTTCACCATCCAAGAGCACATTACCGATGGTCGCAAGCTGTCGGATCTGACCCTCGCCTTTATGGGGGATGCAACGGATGTCTGTCGCTCGTTAATGTTAACCTGCGCTAAATATGGCATGGGCTTTAAACAGATTGGCCCGAAAAAATATCAGATGGAGCAAGAGTGGATCGATTTAGCCGAGGCATTCTGTCAAGAATCAGGTGGGAAAATTGAAATTACGGATGATGTAGAAAAGATTTCAGAGTGTGATGTGGTGTATGGCGATAGTTTCTACTGGGTCACTCAGATGGATGAGAAACAAGAGCGTCTCAATGCCTTTATGCCAGATTACGTCATTACTGAAGAGTTAATGGCAAAAGCGAAACCCGGAGCAATGTTATTGCACTGCTTACCCGCCAATGATAAAGAAGAGGTAACACGAGGGGCGCTAGAGAGCCAATATTCCGTTGCATTTGATGAAGCCGAAAATAGATTAACTGCACAGATGGCGATTTTGGTCTACTTTACCCATAAAGATGCCATCAATCCAACACCAGAGACCGTGGCATACCACCAGCAGAAGATCGATGATTTTTTAGCTAAATTATAA
- the aguA gene encoding agmatine deiminase, with amino-acid sequence MKINKKLLSGCPKNDGFRMPAEHEAHSEIWIAWPERSDNWRNGAKPAQQTFIDVAKQISRTTPVTVLVNANQYDNAVSRLPEHIRVIEISTDDAWMRDIGASYVVNDQGERRGVDWEFNAWGGLVDGLYFPWNRDDQVAQKMCEISGDSRYPAPIVLEGGSIHVDGEGTLYTTEECLLHESRNPDLSREEITAILCDYLNIEKVIWLPQGLYNDETNGHVDNIIHIVKPGEVVLTWCDDPSDPQYQISRDAYDYLTQQTDAKGRKIVVHKLPMPGPLFMTEEEAAGIDIAEGMEREAGERLAASYANYLITNNQIVLPLLDERYDNDVKAILSHLYPGYQINGIPAREILLGGGNIHCITQQVPKI; translated from the coding sequence ATGAAAATTAATAAAAAATTACTCTCAGGTTGTCCCAAAAATGATGGTTTTAGAATGCCAGCAGAACATGAAGCACACAGTGAGATCTGGATTGCATGGCCAGAAAGAAGCGATAACTGGAGAAACGGAGCCAAGCCAGCTCAACAGACATTTATCGACGTCGCAAAACAGATTAGTCGAACAACGCCCGTCACGGTATTAGTCAATGCTAACCAATATGACAATGCGGTATCACGTCTACCTGAACATATTCGAGTCATTGAAATCTCAACGGATGATGCTTGGATGCGAGATATTGGTGCGAGTTATGTGGTTAACGATCAAGGCGAGCGTCGTGGCGTAGACTGGGAGTTCAATGCTTGGGGCGGATTGGTTGATGGTCTCTACTTCCCTTGGAATCGAGATGATCAAGTAGCACAAAAAATGTGTGAAATCAGTGGCGATTCTCGCTATCCCGCACCGATTGTTTTAGAAGGTGGCTCAATTCATGTCGATGGTGAAGGCACGCTGTATACCACCGAAGAGTGTCTGCTCCATGAAAGTCGAAATCCGGATCTTAGTCGTGAAGAGATAACTGCGATACTTTGCGATTATCTCAATATTGAAAAAGTTATCTGGCTACCACAAGGGCTTTATAACGATGAAACCAATGGTCATGTCGACAATATTATTCATATCGTCAAACCCGGAGAAGTCGTCTTGACTTGGTGTGATGATCCAAGCGATCCGCAATATCAAATTAGCAGAGATGCATACGACTATTTAACTCAACAAACGGACGCTAAAGGTCGAAAAATTGTTGTCCATAAACTGCCTATGCCGGGCCCGCTATTTATGACAGAAGAGGAAGCAGCTGGCATCGACATTGCCGAAGGAATGGAGCGAGAAGCGGGTGAACGTTTAGCTGCATCTTATGCCAATTATCTGATCACCAATAATCAAATTGTCTTGCCGCTACTCGATGAGCGATACGATAACGATGTCAAAGCCATTTTATCTCACCTCTATCCCGGCTATCAAATTAATGGTATTCCCGCCAGAGAGATCTTATTAGGTGGTGGCAATATTCACTGTATTACCCAACAAGTTCCAAAAATTTAA
- a CDS encoding TetR/AcrR family transcriptional regulator produces MKKESTTEKLNRIDHAVEQLLQRRLAHTISIYDIAKEASIATSTIYHHYPNIESLFYTQIEKVFNDFDLVLAEAIEPTKVNVWQDINRMIESSYVTYYRDNRMAQQLLLSQHVFKSIRHADCENDLRLAKEVEAVYRQYFILPALPKQINIFAIALQVADKVYSLSYREYGEISDDLASEAVKVTQAYLGLYLPCYLPRVEVKQESHLT; encoded by the coding sequence ATGAAAAAAGAGAGTACTACTGAGAAGTTAAATCGAATTGATCATGCGGTAGAGCAGTTGCTGCAAAGACGACTCGCTCATACGATCTCAATTTATGATATCGCTAAAGAAGCTTCAATCGCCACATCGACGATCTACCATCATTACCCTAATATTGAGTCACTTTTTTATACCCAAATAGAAAAAGTATTTAATGACTTTGATCTGGTATTAGCGGAGGCAATTGAGCCGACTAAAGTGAATGTTTGGCAAGATATTAATCGCATGATTGAGAGCAGTTATGTCACTTACTACCGTGATAATCGAATGGCACAGCAACTCTTATTGAGCCAGCATGTTTTTAAATCGATTCGACACGCGGATTGTGAAAATGATCTTCGATTAGCGAAAGAGGTTGAAGCTGTATATCGGCAATACTTTATTTTACCGGCGTTACCTAAGCAGATTAATATCTTTGCTATTGCGCTGCAAGTGGCTGACAAGGTCTACAGTCTGAGTTATCGAGAATATGGTGAGATTAGTGATGATCTTGCTTCTGAGGCTGTTAAGGTCACTCAAGCGTATTTAGGGCTATATTTACCTTGTTATCTACCTAGGGTGGAAGTAAAACAAGAAAGTCACCTTACTTAG
- a CDS encoding APC family permease has translation MEFPEQSTNQTQGKMGVTSIALFTLCAVLVVDTLTASASIGVSAIGWWLVMLIFFVIPYGLMTSELSTTYPGDGGIYDWVKAAFDFKWAVRTTWFYWINVGLWMPAVYILFAGMFAELFIPDLSLWWQIAICILLTWFTIGICNVSSDIGVWVTNIGAILKIIVISVIGIGGFIYAMKNGVANEFSFVAMMPTLDSAVAFLPAIVFNLMGFELVATMTKDMKDVRDMPKAVFLSIAITAFLYIFGTLGILLALPVESIGLVSGLIDTFKTLFGDSAFGSAMVYLFGTCAMLTLIGNMVSWTMGASRAAAEAAQEGELPAPVAKMSANGSPIGANNITGAISTIVIVSYALFAQANDDLFWSIFAFSSCIFLLPYLFMFPAYLKLRLKDGERERPFKVPGGIAVQWLITIVCFLIVLQAVVLFIFPEALEFTVANWGYTAPVLIGVIITVLVGEWILLGALKRKKESAH, from the coding sequence ATGGAATTCCCTGAACAAAGTACCAATCAAACACAAGGAAAGATGGGAGTCACCAGTATTGCACTGTTTACACTTTGTGCCGTATTGGTGGTTGATACCCTAACCGCATCAGCAAGCATTGGTGTCAGCGCCATTGGTTGGTGGTTGGTCATGCTGATATTTTTTGTTATTCCTTATGGATTAATGACCTCAGAACTCAGTACCACTTACCCAGGAGATGGCGGGATTTATGACTGGGTAAAAGCGGCATTTGATTTTAAGTGGGCGGTTCGAACCACCTGGTTTTACTGGATCAATGTCGGGCTTTGGATGCCTGCGGTCTATATCCTTTTTGCTGGAATGTTTGCCGAGCTCTTTATTCCAGATCTTTCTCTCTGGTGGCAAATCGCGATCTGTATTCTTCTAACGTGGTTTACCATCGGAATCTGTAATGTCTCATCAGATATTGGGGTTTGGGTCACCAATATTGGCGCCATTCTTAAAATTATTGTTATCTCGGTGATTGGGATCGGCGGATTTATCTATGCGATGAAGAATGGGGTTGCCAATGAATTTTCATTTGTCGCAATGATGCCAACCCTTGATTCTGCCGTCGCCTTTTTACCGGCGATTGTCTTTAACTTAATGGGATTTGAATTGGTTGCTACCATGACCAAAGATATGAAGGATGTCAGAGATATGCCGAAAGCGGTTTTCCTCTCGATTGCTATCACTGCCTTTCTTTATATCTTCGGCACACTTGGAATTTTACTTGCGCTTCCTGTTGAGAGCATCGGTTTAGTCTCAGGCTTAATTGACACCTTTAAAACTTTATTTGGTGACAGCGCATTCGGCTCAGCGATGGTCTATCTATTTGGTACATGTGCCATGTTAACCCTAATCGGAAATATGGTCAGTTGGACGATGGGAGCCAGTCGAGCAGCAGCCGAAGCGGCACAAGAAGGAGAACTGCCCGCGCCTGTCGCCAAAATGTCTGCCAACGGTTCTCCTATTGGCGCCAACAATATTACAGGGGCAATCTCGACCATTGTTATCGTCTCTTATGCGCTATTTGCCCAAGCTAATGATGATCTTTTTTGGTCTATTTTCGCGTTCTCTAGCTGTATTTTTCTCCTTCCTTACCTCTTTATGTTTCCAGCCTACCTCAAACTGCGTCTAAAAGATGGGGAGAGAGAACGCCCATTTAAAGTACCCGGTGGCATCGCGGTGCAGTGGCTAATCACCATTGTCTGTTTCTTGATTGTTCTGCAAGCGGTGGTGCTATTTATTTTCCCTGAAGCGTTAGAGTTTACGGTCGCCAATTGGGGTTACACCGCGCCAGTCTTAATCGGTGTCATCATTACGGTATTGGTTGGTGAGTGGATATTACTCGGTGCACTGAAACGTAAAAAAGAGTCAGCTCATTGA
- a CDS encoding dicarboxylate/amino acid:cation symporter produces the protein MNKTKKKMTLTGRVITGMIAGILTGFAIQAFFSTNSFVDAYLVNGLFEVGGKIFIASLKMLVVPLVFVSLVCGTSSLKDISTLGRLGGKTLAFYIVTTALAISLAIGMGVLFQPGAGADLTAASSFASTEAPSLGSVIVGMFPTNPISAMAEGNTLQVIVFAVLFGIAISAAGEPGQRIAKVFSDLNEVIMKLVALLMNIAPYGVFFLMAKLFTGLGVHAIVNLGSYFLVLTGALLIHGLVTYSVMLKAFSGLSPITFLRKMEDAVMFAFSTASSNATIPVTMETVTHRLGVKNSIASFTVPLGATINMDGTAIMQGVATAFIAQAFNIPLTMNDYLTVIMTATLASIGTAGVPGVGLIMLAMVLNQVGLPLEGIALIMGVDRLLDMIRTAVNITGDSAVSCIVAKSEGKFDVNVFNDPNAGEKTEHVDFHNVKN, from the coding sequence ATGAATAAAACAAAGAAAAAAATGACATTAACCGGTCGCGTCATCACAGGGATGATCGCTGGTATATTGACAGGTTTTGCAATTCAAGCCTTCTTTTCAACTAACTCTTTTGTTGATGCATACCTTGTTAACGGCCTATTTGAAGTCGGTGGTAAAATCTTTATCGCCAGTTTAAAAATGCTTGTTGTTCCTTTAGTGTTTGTCTCACTGGTGTGCGGTACTAGCTCATTAAAAGATATTAGTACTCTTGGTCGCTTGGGTGGAAAAACTCTCGCGTTCTATATTGTCACAACAGCGTTAGCGATCTCTTTAGCTATCGGTATGGGTGTACTATTCCAACCCGGTGCAGGTGCAGATCTGACTGCCGCTTCATCATTTGCGAGCACAGAAGCGCCATCATTAGGTAGCGTCATTGTTGGCATGTTCCCAACCAACCCAATTAGTGCAATGGCGGAAGGTAATACGCTTCAGGTTATTGTCTTTGCTGTCCTATTTGGTATCGCAATCAGTGCTGCTGGTGAACCCGGTCAACGTATTGCAAAAGTCTTTAGTGATCTTAACGAAGTGATCATGAAGTTAGTGGCACTATTAATGAATATTGCCCCTTACGGTGTTTTCTTCTTAATGGCTAAATTGTTCACTGGCTTAGGTGTCCATGCCATTGTCAATTTAGGCTCTTACTTCTTAGTATTAACAGGCGCATTATTAATTCACGGTTTAGTCACATACAGTGTGATGTTAAAAGCCTTTTCTGGTCTAAGTCCAATTACCTTCTTACGTAAAATGGAAGATGCGGTGATGTTTGCTTTCTCAACCGCATCATCAAATGCCACGATTCCGGTCACCATGGAAACCGTTACGCACCGTTTAGGGGTTAAAAATAGTATCGCCTCTTTTACGGTTCCATTAGGGGCAACCATCAACATGGATGGTACGGCTATCATGCAAGGGGTGGCAACCGCATTTATTGCTCAAGCATTCAATATCCCATTGACCATGAATGATTACTTAACCGTGATTATGACAGCTACTCTTGCCTCTATTGGTACGGCGGGTGTTCCGGGTGTTGGCTTGATTATGTTAGCAATGGTACTAAACCAAGTAGGTCTGCCGCTTGAGGGTATTGCATTGATTATGGGTGTTGACCGTCTATTGGATATGATTCGTACTGCGGTAAATATCACCGGTGATAGTGCAGTAAGTTGTATTGTGGCAAAGTCTGAAGGTAAGTTTGATGTTAATGTCTTCAACGATCCAAATGCCGGCGAAAAAACCGAGCATGTTGATTTTCATAATGTGAAAAATTAA